The proteins below are encoded in one region of Pirellulales bacterium:
- a CDS encoding hemerythrin domain-containing protein, producing the protein MSQHQQNMKQAAVEHEALRHIIGALRTVLDWKPTADDLPRKLSSLRFIAQSFQRHLERLMALKEQDGYMTDVVEQMPAMAEKVQALLRDHDEFEETLHRLVLRLEHLSPDDKPKVEAVCRDMEELLVKLDDHHRREADIMQEAFARDVGGQG; encoded by the coding sequence ATGTCGCAACATCAGCAAAACATGAAACAGGCAGCCGTCGAGCACGAGGCCCTGCGCCATATTATCGGCGCTTTGCGCACGGTGCTCGATTGGAAGCCCACCGCCGACGATCTTCCCCGCAAACTATCCAGCCTGCGGTTTATCGCCCAATCGTTTCAGCGTCACCTGGAACGCCTGATGGCGCTGAAAGAACAAGATGGCTACATGACCGACGTGGTCGAGCAAATGCCTGCAATGGCCGAAAAAGTTCAGGCGTTGCTTCGCGACCATGATGAATTTGAGGAGACCTTGCACCGGTTGGTGCTGCGGCTGGAACATCTTTCCCCTGACGACAAGCCGAAAGTCGAAGCGGTCTGCCGCGACATGGAAGAATTGCTGGTCAAGCTCGACGATCACCACCGCCGCGAGGCCGATATCATGCAGGAAGCATTCGCCCGCGACGTCGGCGGCCAGGGGTAA